GGAAAGACAAAGGAGTAGAACATGCAAAAATTAATCATCCTATTTCTCTTTTTAGGATCATGCGTCTATGCCCAGGGCAATCTGGACATCAGAGCGGGTTACCTGGGACCGAAAGATACAAAAAACAGTATGATGTTCGGCGTCTCTTTCGGGAATTCATTTGATGAAGCAGTAAAAATCGGCATTGGGGCAGATTTTTATCACAAAAGCTACTCAAAAATGAGCAAAGTTGCAATTGAAGAAGGCAAACTGACCGAAATCCGAACGGAACAGAAACTGGTTGATTACAGTCGCACCATTATACCAATCAATCTGGATATCCGGGTCAAGATACCGGCAGCGCAGGTTTACAATTTCGGTTATTTTGTCAGGGGAGGGTTGAGTTATCAACTGCTCTGGAGTCAGGAAAAAAATTATGAAGATGATAGCAAAGATATGCGCCGATTTGGAGGTTTGGGCTGGCAGGCGGGAGCCGGTGTCTATTATCAGATAGGATCCCGGTCTACGGCTTACGCGGGTGCATTATACAACAGCTGTGAAGTCAGCCGTGATATGTCCCGGGGAGAAAAATCTCTTCCGATAGCACAGTATGTTGATTTGTCCGGTTTTGGTTTTCAAATCGGTGTAGAACTGGACTTGCAATAAAATGATGATGAACCAACAACAACATTTTCGAATTGGATTCGGAAGCAGACTTACTCCGGTTGTCAAGTATCTGTTGATTGCCAACGGTGCCTTTTTTGTTTTGCAAACACTGTTGGGGCCATCGCAACCGCTGGTTCGCTTTCTTGCCCTGTTTCCGGCTCATATCACTGAACGTTTCGCAATCTATGAACTGGTCAGCTATATGTTTCTGCATGGCAGTTTCTGGCATTTGTTTTTTAATATGTTTGCCCTGCTCATATTTGGATGCGAAGTCGAACTATTATTAGGGAGTAAACGCTTTCTCCAATTTTATTTCTTCACCGGCATCTTTGCCGGGTTGTGCCATTTATTATTTAACTGGGGCGAACAAGTGCCGGTGATCGGGGCATCAGGAGCGATCTACGGTGTGTTGGTTGCCTTTGCCGTTTTTTTCCCGAATCGGGTCATCACCCTGTTACTATTCTTCATTCTTCCGATTCAGATGCGGGCTCGGACGTTGGTTCTGGTATTTGTTGGGTTATCGGTATTTATGGGACTGCGAGGTGAAATATTCGGCACCGCTGACAATGTAGCACATCTCGCGCATCTGGGCGGGGCTGTTGCCGGATATTTATTTTTGAGATATCGAGCGCTGATGCAGCGGGGGTTGCGCAGTATTTCAAATACTCAACGCATACACAGAGAAAAAAAAGAACAGCAGCAGAATATGTTTCTTGACGAACGGCGACGTGAAATTGATACAATTCTTGACCGGATCAATAAAGTCGGATATGACAACATTACCCAAAAAGAAAAAGAAACACTAAAAAAAGCGAGTGATTATTTACAGAAATATGACAAATCGTCATAGGCATCCACGGGTTTTACTATTCAGACTCGTACTATCCGTATGGCTCATGGCCGGTATATCCCTTTCGGCAAAAGAGCTTACCATAGCAACACAAAACATCCAGGCGCAAATTCCGATCACATTGCGGGATAACGCCTCTTTAATTTCGGCGTCAGAACTGGCCCAGGCGCTGGACTCTCCAATCCGCACCCAGCCCCAGCAGGCCTCTTTTAAAATATCCTATCACACAGTGCAGGTGTATGCTCACAGCCCGTTTGTTCAAATTGACAATGAATTCTATCAGCTTCCGCTCAAAGTGCAAAGCCGCTTTGACGGATATTTTCTACCCTATCCTTTTTTCTGCGCTCTTTTCGCATCCCTGGATTCAAGAATAGAATTTGACCAGACGACTGATCGCTTTATCCTCAATCAACAGAACTCTACAATACAGGATTTGCTGATTCACAGCACAGACCGCTCGATGCAGTTGATTATGAAAATGTCAATTGAGCTTACCAAGGATGACATACGATTTGAGCACACCGATCGTTCTATTCAATGCCAAATCAAGGGTGGAATATTCAGTCCGGAAATTGATCTGCAGACGATCCGACATCTATTCAAACACGTTGAAATCACACACTCTGAGCATGAAACGGGAACGCTGTTTTTAGAGTTTAGCCAGAATATGGTTTTTGATTCCCTTGAGGTCAGCCCGGACAACCAGCTCGTTCTGGTGTTTCACGAGTACGAGCCGGAAATGGAACAAACCATTTTTACAGAACTCAAAAAAGAACGGGAAAAATGGCGGATTGACACCATCATTATCGATCCGGGGCACGGAGGAAGAGACCCGGGAGCCGTAGGACCGGGCGGATTATACGAAAAAAACATTACTCTTTCAATTGCAAGCGAAATTCGGGATATTTTGAAACAGGAAAGAGATATCAATGTTCGTTTGACACGCGAGTCGAACTCTTTCATTCCTTTGAAACGCCGTACTGAAATAGCCAATCAGACCGGGGGCAAGTTATTCATCAGTGTGCATGTAGATGCAAATCCGGTTCACAGTTTACGCGGACATACGGTATATTTTATGGGGCCGGCCAAGACGGAAGCGGCGAGACAGGCAGCCCAGTTTGAAAACTCGGTTATAAAATTTGAAAACAAACAGTCACATTATGATAAATTATCAAACGCGGCATTTATACTGGCGGCAAATGCACAGAATTCCTATAACAAGGAAAGCCAGGATCTTGCGGATATCATCGACCATAAAATAACTTCCATCTGCAGATCCAGAAGCATTGGTGTCAGACAAGCGGGCTTTTATGTTTTATATGGAACGTCCATGCCAAATGTATTGATTGAAACCGGTTTTATGACCAATCCGCAGGATCGGTCCAATCTTCGGAATGCATCTTATCAGAAAAAACTCGCGCAAGCGATCAGCAAGGGGATTCTTGAATTTAAAACCAAATACGAAAATATGACATTATAATGGTTTCACCCCTTATAATACCGTCCCTGTACCGAATCCCGATCATATAGTTCTTGATCGACAGCATTTAAAACCTTCAGTTTATTCAAAGCCCAGCGGGGTTCGATCAACAATTCATCCGGGGCTTCTGCAGTAAGGCGTTGAATCACCATGTTCTCGTGCAAATGTTCAATAACATTGCATACGATATCGACATAATTCTTCAGTACCAGAGGCTTTATTTTTTGCTGAACATAGTATTCGGCCAGCGGTGTATTTTTCAATATCAAAAGGGGATGGATTTTAATTTCTTGAACACCTGAGCGGGAAACAAACTCTGCGGTTTCAATATAATCTGATAACGTTTCGTTCGGCAAGCCAATCATAACATGCGTACAGATGCGCACCGGAAGTTTTAAAAGCCGCACCACGGCATCAAGATAGTCGGTTGCTGTGTGTCCTCGGTTCAGGAATTTTAGCGTATGTTCATGACTTGATTGAAGGCCCAATTCTACCCAAACATCAACTTTATCCGCAAGCTTTTGTATCACATTCAGAACGTGATCCGGCAGACAATCCGGTCGAGTAGAGATAGAAATCCCGACAATGTCATCTGAATACAGAGCAGAATTATACATCTTTTCAAGTGTATCGATGGGCCCGTATGTATTGGTAGACGTTTGAAAGTAGACCAGGAATTTACGAATATTTCGTGAGCGTTTGATGGTATAAATCCCCTCTTTAACCTGCACATCAATCGGGAGACCGGTTCGGGCGGTCATACCTGCAAAACTGTCATTTCTGCAAAAAACACAGCCGTTGGAATTATGTGATTTATGAGGACATGACAATCCGGCATCGATACAAATTTTCCATACTTTTTCCCCGTATTTTTGCTTTAAAAATGTGGAAAATTTATTATATCTCGTCATAAAGGCCTCAAACAAAAAAAGCCTTCCGGCAAAGGCCAGAAGGCTTGATATTTAAAACCAGGCAGCGACCTACTCTCCCGTCTCGTCTCCAAGACAGTACCATCGGCGCTGGAAAGCTTAACTTCCGAGTTCGGAATGGGATCGGGTGGTGCCTTTCCGCTCTGACCACCTGGATTTTTTCATTACAATATGATAGTTGAAAGCACAAATATAATCTGCTGCAGCGATAAATAATTGGTCAAGTCGCTCGGACGATTAGTATCACTCGGCTAAACACATTACTGTGCGTACACCTGTGACCTATCAACCTTGTCGTCTTCAAGGGTCCTTCAGTTCCGATTGATCGGAAGGGATATCTAATCTTGAGGAGGGCTTCGTGCTTAGATGCTTTCAGCGCTTATCCCGTCCGAACATAGCTACCCAGCAGTGCCGCTGGAGCGACAACTGGTACACTAGAGGTTCGTCCACTCCGGTCCTCTCGTACTAGGAGCAGACCCTCGCAAATATCCTTCGCCCACGACGGATAGGGACCGAACTGTCTCACGACGTTCTAAACCCAGCTCACGTACCGCTTTAATTGGCGAACAGCCAAACCCTTGGGACCTTGCTACAGCCCCAGGATGCGATGAGCCGACATCGAGGTGCCAAACCGCGCCGTCGATATGAACTCTTGGGCGCGATAAGCCTGTTATCCCCGGAGTACCTTTTATCCTTTGAGCGACGGCTTATCCACTCAAAACCGCCGGATCACTAAGCCCTGGTTTCCCATCTGCTCGACCTGTCTGTCTCGCAGTTAAGCTCCCTTATGCCTTTACACTCTGCGCACGATTACCGTCCGTGCTGAGGGAACCTTTGGGAGCCTCCGTTACTCTTTTAGGAGGCGACCGCCCCAGTCAAACTACCCTCCTAGACAATGGTCCCCAACCCGGTTCACGGGCCCAGGTTAGGATTCCAACAGAACAAGGGTGGTATTTCAACAGATGACTCCACCTGAGACTGGCGCCCATGGTTCACAGTCTCCCACCTATCCTACACATGCAATGCCAAAACCCAATGCCAAGATATAGTAAAGGTTCACGGGGTCTTTCCGTCCCGTCGCGGGTAGCCGGCATCTTCACCGGCACTACAATTTCACCGAGCCTCTGGTTGAGACAGTGCCCAAGTCGTTGCACCATTCGTGCAGGTCGGAACTTACCCGACAAGGAATTTCGCTACCTTAGGACCGTTATAGTTACGGCCGCCGTTTACTGGGGCTTCAGTTCAAAGCTTCTCGCAGATAAATCCGCAATAACTCATCCCCTTAACCTTCCAGCACCGGGCAGGTGTCAGTCCCTATACAGCGTCTTACGACTTGGCAGAGACCTGTGTTTTTAGTAAACAGTCGCCCAGGCCTGGTCACTGCGACCACGTTCTCTTTCACTCGTAAAGAGCTTCCAATACTTGTGGCACTCCTTCTCCCGAAGTTACGGAGCTATTTTGCCTAGTTCCTTAACCAGAGATCACTCGAGCACCTTAGAATCCTCATCCCGTCTACCTGTGTTGGTTTGCGGTACGGACACCTATATAACTCACATAGTGGGTTTTCTTGACAGTATGTTTACGGCCAGTTTATGGGACCTAGTCCCTCCCATTCGTGTCTCGGCCTTAGACAGGCGGATTTGCCTACCTGTCCAGCCTACGCACTTAGACCGGCTATCCACTATCCGGATGGCCTTTCACTCCTGTGTCACCACATAGCTCGAACATTATATCGGTGGTACGGGAATTTTTGCCCGTTTCCCATCAGCTACGCCCTTCGGCCTCGCCTTAGGACCCGACTAACCCTGAGAAGATTAACTTTACTCAGGAAACCTTAGACTTTCGGTGTAGAGGTTTCTCACCTCTATTATCGCTACTCATGCTGGCATACTCACTTCTGATACCTCCAGGTAATCTCACAATTACCCTTCTACAGCATACAGAACGCTCCCCTACCTATCAACCTTACGGTCGATACCGCAGCTTCGGCTCCAGACTTAGTCCCGTACATTTTCGGCGCAAAATCACTTGAC
This genomic window from candidate division KSB1 bacterium contains:
- a CDS encoding rhomboid family intramembrane serine protease; its protein translation is MMMNQQQHFRIGFGSRLTPVVKYLLIANGAFFVLQTLLGPSQPLVRFLALFPAHITERFAIYELVSYMFLHGSFWHLFFNMFALLIFGCEVELLLGSKRFLQFYFFTGIFAGLCHLLFNWGEQVPVIGASGAIYGVLVAFAVFFPNRVITLLLFFILPIQMRARTLVLVFVGLSVFMGLRGEIFGTADNVAHLAHLGGAVAGYLFLRYRALMQRGLRSISNTQRIHREKKEQQQNMFLDERRREIDTILDRINKVGYDNITQKEKETLKKASDYLQKYDKSS
- a CDS encoding N-acetylmuramoyl-L-alanine amidase encodes the protein MTNRHRHPRVLLFRLVLSVWLMAGISLSAKELTIATQNIQAQIPITLRDNASLISASELAQALDSPIRTQPQQASFKISYHTVQVYAHSPFVQIDNEFYQLPLKVQSRFDGYFLPYPFFCALFASLDSRIEFDQTTDRFILNQQNSTIQDLLIHSTDRSMQLIMKMSIELTKDDIRFEHTDRSIQCQIKGGIFSPEIDLQTIRHLFKHVEITHSEHETGTLFLEFSQNMVFDSLEVSPDNQLVLVFHEYEPEMEQTIFTELKKEREKWRIDTIIIDPGHGGRDPGAVGPGGLYEKNITLSIASEIRDILKQERDINVRLTRESNSFIPLKRRTEIANQTGGKLFISVHVDANPVHSLRGHTVYFMGPAKTEAARQAAQFENSVIKFENKQSHYDKLSNAAFILAANAQNSYNKESQDLADIIDHKITSICRSRSIGVRQAGFYVLYGTSMPNVLIETGFMTNPQDRSNLRNASYQKKLAQAISKGILEFKTKYENMTL
- a CDS encoding TIGR01212 family radical SAM protein (This family includes YhcC from E. coli K-12, an uncharacterized radical SAM protein.) produces the protein MTRYNKFSTFLKQKYGEKVWKICIDAGLSCPHKSHNSNGCVFCRNDSFAGMTARTGLPIDVQVKEGIYTIKRSRNIRKFLVYFQTSTNTYGPIDTLEKMYNSALYSDDIVGISISTRPDCLPDHVLNVIQKLADKVDVWVELGLQSSHEHTLKFLNRGHTATDYLDAVVRLLKLPVRICTHVMIGLPNETLSDYIETAEFVSRSGVQEIKIHPLLILKNTPLAEYYVQQKIKPLVLKNYVDIVCNVIEHLHENMVIQRLTAEAPDELLIEPRWALNKLKVLNAVDQELYDRDSVQGRYYKG